In Streptantibioticus cattleyicolor NRRL 8057 = DSM 46488, a genomic segment contains:
- a CDS encoding single-stranded DNA-binding protein → MSETFVTVAGNVATAPEMKQSVTGVPYTRFRLAATERRYDRATDRWADGHTNFYTVWAWRALAENVAASVGVGEPVVVHGKLRIVEREDKGQTYTVVAIDAAAIGHDMNRGTSAFRRTARLRMELADPPAELAPPQRTTPPKPPGRAKKAQAAADQERDEVASEAVRAPELVS, encoded by the coding sequence ATGAGCGAGACATTCGTGACCGTCGCGGGAAACGTGGCCACGGCGCCGGAGATGAAGCAATCGGTGACCGGGGTGCCGTACACCCGGTTCCGACTGGCCGCCACGGAGCGCCGCTACGACCGCGCGACCGACCGCTGGGCCGACGGACACACCAACTTCTACACGGTATGGGCCTGGCGCGCGCTCGCCGAGAACGTCGCGGCCTCCGTCGGAGTGGGTGAACCCGTGGTGGTGCACGGGAAGTTGCGCATCGTCGAGCGCGAGGACAAGGGGCAGACGTACACGGTCGTGGCGATCGACGCCGCGGCGATCGGCCACGACATGAACCGGGGCACCTCCGCCTTCCGGCGCACCGCACGGCTCCGTATGGAACTGGCCGATCCGCCGGCGGAACTCGCCCCGCCGCAGCGGACAACGCCTCCGAAACCGCCGGGCCGCGCGAAGAAGGCACAGGCTGCGGCCGACCAAGAACGGGACGAGGTTGCTTCCGAGGCCGTTCGCGCACCGGAACTCGTCTCGTAG
- a CDS encoding GTPase gives MTTTSGQPPRSVGPHDRHSHPDPYDVDRDPRQPGDHTAWYGVGPGSGGGPAGGARLAPQRTDGLRQRVDALAELVGLSRTRVDGDVLAHAGTLVERVAERRRLSLDHTVVALAGATGSGKSSLFNALTGTELSKVGVRRPTTSSPVACAWDAHGATALMDRLAIPPHARFVRHTRTARRGTAETAAGRSAPANHPRPLRTAAQHTPDTQRDLRPEPGAAVELDGLILIDLPDHDSAARGHREQVDRLLDLVDVVVWVLDPEKYADAVLHERYLRPLAKHADVMLVVLNQVDRLPTEAAEQVLDDLRRLLDEDGLAVGEHGEAGAAVLAVSALTGEGLDELTDVIAQVVAERSAAGRRLAADLDRETERLRPTYIGTGTAGLTDAAREEFVARLADAIGAAAAGQTAQRAWSAEAARACGTWRSRLAPHGRRRVRLLRRRAVPPPSTTARRATAPAAARPVVDEAVRTVADAAAEGLPTPWARAVREAARRGARGLPEALDVAAAKAEATEMERPRWWSVARAAQWLLAVLTVAGLAGVGVVVGGWVGLPVWLPAVLAGVGVLGGPVLAWACRAGSRGPARRYGQSTERRLRDAAADCGRARVLEPIAAELLRYREVREQYGVAAGR, from the coding sequence GTGACCACCACGTCCGGACAACCGCCCCGCTCCGTAGGCCCCCACGACCGGCATTCACACCCGGATCCGTACGATGTCGACCGCGATCCGCGGCAGCCAGGTGACCACACCGCGTGGTACGGCGTCGGCCCGGGCTCCGGAGGCGGTCCGGCGGGCGGCGCCCGACTCGCCCCGCAGCGCACCGACGGGCTCCGGCAACGCGTCGACGCCCTCGCCGAACTCGTCGGCCTCTCCCGCACCCGGGTCGACGGCGACGTGCTGGCCCACGCCGGCACCCTGGTCGAACGCGTCGCAGAGCGCCGCAGGCTCTCCCTCGACCACACGGTGGTCGCCCTGGCCGGAGCCACCGGCAGCGGCAAGTCGTCGCTGTTCAACGCCTTGACCGGCACCGAGCTCTCCAAGGTCGGGGTACGCCGCCCCACCACCTCTTCCCCGGTGGCCTGTGCCTGGGACGCGCACGGTGCGACCGCCCTGATGGACCGGCTCGCCATCCCCCCGCACGCCCGCTTCGTACGGCACACCAGGACCGCACGGCGGGGGACGGCCGAGACCGCCGCAGGCCGGTCGGCTCCCGCGAACCATCCCCGGCCGCTCCGGACGGCCGCGCAGCACACCCCCGACACCCAACGCGACCTCCGGCCGGAACCGGGCGCCGCCGTCGAACTCGACGGACTCATCCTCATCGACCTCCCTGATCACGACTCGGCCGCCCGTGGGCACCGAGAACAGGTGGACCGGCTACTGGACCTCGTCGACGTCGTCGTCTGGGTACTGGACCCGGAGAAGTACGCCGACGCTGTACTGCACGAGCGCTACCTGCGCCCGCTGGCCAAGCACGCCGACGTCATGCTCGTCGTCCTCAACCAGGTCGACCGGCTGCCCACCGAGGCCGCCGAGCAGGTCCTGGACGATCTGCGGCGCCTGCTCGACGAGGACGGCCTCGCGGTCGGTGAGCACGGCGAGGCGGGCGCCGCCGTGCTCGCGGTCTCGGCCCTGACCGGCGAGGGCCTGGACGAACTGACGGACGTCATCGCCCAAGTGGTCGCCGAACGGTCCGCGGCAGGCCGCCGGCTCGCCGCCGACCTGGACCGCGAGACCGAACGCCTCCGGCCCACGTACATCGGCACCGGCACGGCAGGACTCACCGACGCGGCCCGCGAGGAGTTCGTGGCCCGGCTCGCCGACGCGATCGGCGCCGCCGCGGCCGGCCAGACCGCACAACGCGCCTGGTCGGCAGAGGCCGCCCGGGCCTGCGGGACGTGGCGGTCACGCCTGGCCCCGCACGGTCGCCGACGCGTCCGGTTGCTGCGCCGCCGTGCCGTGCCCCCGCCGTCGACGACAGCACGCCGAGCCACCGCTCCCGCCGCGGCCCGCCCGGTGGTGGACGAAGCCGTGCGCACGGTCGCCGACGCCGCCGCCGAGGGACTGCCTACGCCGTGGGCCCGGGCGGTACGGGAGGCGGCCCGGCGCGGGGCCCGTGGGCTGCCCGAGGCTTTGGACGTCGCCGCGGCCAAGGCGGAGGCCACGGAGATGGAACGGCCGAGGTGGTGGTCGGTGGCCCGGGCGGCACAGTGGTTGCTGGCGGTGCTGACCGTGGCCGGCCTGGCCGGGGTGGGTGTTGTAGTAGGTGGATGGGTTGGTCTGCCGGTCTGGTTGCCGGCGGTGCTTGCCGGTGTGGGAGTGCTTGGTGGCCCGGTGCTGGCCTGGGCCTGCCGCGCGGGGAGTCGGGGACCGGCGCGTCGGTACGGGCAGAGCACCGAACGCCGCCTGCGGGACGCCGCCGCCGACTGCGGCCGGGCCCGCGTCCTCGAACCCATCGCGGCCGAGCTGCTGCGATATCGGGAGGTACGAGAACAGTACGGCGTAGCCGCGGGGCGGTAA